From Anopheles funestus chromosome 3RL, idAnoFuneDA-416_04, whole genome shotgun sequence, a single genomic window includes:
- the LOC125770757 gene encoding inactive rhomboid protein 1-like isoform X2, which produces MSRSRRSSFGHQHYQQQFTVTSTINYDDGLCDGTSGPGLVPTGGTTSSPSRFSDSSYSNLGSRLTAYVAQSPHAPQPPSQPTLPPSSASSVSSMTDRYGAAAEESLRPCCISPAAPVTNSSHAGSNVSSDRFSTSSAPNSIIYPETRNGPHHRSMSPGSRTRYPVPERFRDPPASAPPQQTTQPKLDQFGNYLISNAPLITTSESYNYLTSTVHTPVKRYIPTPPPPENFQHEPTAGGLGASLMAGLMASGGGINIINHPQAGNGTGSLLKSLPYRLKVPKADGSGMGEDTTDHYATPPRARPVGSKCQQPICTFTQQTSGGGTLGRQTLQPDYSMLRAATPVSIMSEPMVIGHQPSSDEEQCYQCNSLRQATGVHQTTQTSGPISPQPLSISSVSMSDMERQSPLSPPSLVSHASYAHHHHHHHHHHHHQQQQQQHYTLATPADDGRNAQQSLIIAQSHALSSACSNPSIIIQYQHQQHIQAHQQIQQQPLYQQLQQLQQQHAQQQQQQQQHHHQQQLQLQHQQAQQQAQQQAQQVQAQQQQQQQQQQLQHMHLPRLQPDSTPSTLQRNVQAIRQQRLTHKQRIKEYLRRSTSQFFGVDQLHEDYEQQKWEDRQKRFAIRRFGSLKDELPANARPNEPSADVMNDHLTHSDRPDILPAQSQDEPETEQNRRQRFNPYYRHEGSEEFLVERKPSVSRMMLNGIVFVVQSLRNRIPRRQKQWSRSFAPAHVALNNDDNDIYDGLTPVQEDEMFFDIPGGGAQNGNGAGGPPGPEQDLGAAVQDNSHQIYMLETDRALVSNGWRTRTAEEQLHLQDPAARAERNNAMFQFFYGQRIPGSILESVLDNSRRPSRHCIKLLRPNALDDRYDYRPFFTYWINTTQILVLLLTLLCYGVGPIGIGFEQKSSQVLVTSLSLQTVQHYEPRNIWIGPRRDDLVHLGSKYAPCMRRDGKIMDLISKTRKQERETACCIRNDDSGCVQSSQADCSVRGLWPTTISTWKKWSPGDSGPGGRISGSVCGLDPKYCDAPASVAPHEWPDDITKWPICRKNNQFTQRFRFKDHTAEHMVCEVIGHPCCMGISGECRITTREYCDFVRGYFHDEASLCSQVSCLNDVCGMFPFIVTDLPDQFYRLFTSLYIHAGIVHLIITVAFQHILLADLERLLGSLRTAIVYIGSGIVGNLTSAIFMPYKAEVGPLPSLAGTLSSLLVLLILCHWRNLKKPQYAMLKMLFLGCLLFGMGTLPWQQNFTGLISGLLFGITFTLALTPYLSFTKYSRKGKIKLVWTCFVLHFVLYALIFLVFYLFPTIFSLNFLEGNQISSINDNNGMHDHFNPYDTFNYFNGKNTDGGSSHGGMLPGEGGRNGGDVGGGGGRIKDYDRGGGGSNRYGGNGGGGGGGAISMSGGTIKAINPKYNNINSNGNLNAKSNIHSYKMVAICEKGQCNPRPNA; this is translated from the exons ATGAGCCGTAGCCGCCGGTCATCGTTTGGCCACCAGCACTATCAGCAGCAGTTTACCGTCACATCCACTATCAACTACGACGATGGGTTGTGCGATGGTACCAGCGGTCCTGGGCTGGTCCCAACCGGCGGCACAACATCTTCACCGTCGCGGTTTAGCGACTCATCCTACTCGAACCTGGGATCCCGCCTGACCGCGTATGTCGCCCAATCGCCACACGCTCCACAGCCACCATCACAGCCCACCCTTCCACCGTCGTCCGCATCTTCGGTTTCCTCCATGACTGATCGATATGGTGCCGCCGCCGAGGAGTCACTGAGACCGTGTTGCATCTCTCCGGCCGCTCCGGTCACAAACAGCAGTCATGCCGGGAGTAACGTATCCAGTGACCGATTCTCGACGAGTTCTGCACCAAACTCCATCATCTATCCGGAAACGCGCAATGGACCACATCACCGTTCCATGTCACCTGGATCACG CACAAGATATCCCGTTCCGGAACGGTTCCGAGATCCGCCTGCTTCGGCACCTCCGCAGCAAACGACACAACCGAAGCTGGACCAGTTTGGCAACTATCTCATCAGCAATGCACCACTGATAACGACCTCCGAAAGTTACAACTATCTCACCTCGACTGTACATACACCGGTCAAGCGATACATACCGacaccaccgcctccagagAACTTCCAGCATGAGCCGACGGCGGGTGGCCTAGGCGCTAGTCTGATGGCCGGTCTGATGGCATCCGGTGGAGgtatcaacatcatcaaccaTCCGCAAGCTGGCAATGGGACGGGATCGCTTCTCAAGTCGCTACCATACCGTCTAAAGGTGCCGAAAGCGGATGGGTCCGGAATGGGAGAGGATACGACGGATCATTACGCTACACCACCAAGAGCACGACCGGTCGGTAGCAAATGTCAGCAACCGATCTGTACATTCACCCAACAAACCTCCGGAGGTGGTACACTCGGTCGTCAGACGCTACAGCCAGATTACTCAATGTTGCGGGCAGCCACTCCGGTAAGCATCATGAGCGAACCGATGGTGATCGGTCATCAACCATCGTCGGACGAGGAGCAATGCTACCAGTGCAACAGTCTCCGACAAGCGACCGGAGTACATCAGACGACTCAAACGTCCGGTCCGATCAGTCCGCAACCGCTCTCGATCTCGTCCGTATCGATGTCTGACATGGAGCGCCAATCGCCCCTCAGCCCACCGTCACTTGTGTCGCATGCATCGTACgcccaccatcatcaccatcatcaccatcatcatcatcatcagcaacagcagcagcagcattacaCACTCGCCACTCCCGCTGACGATGGACGAAACGCACAGCAGTCGCTTATTATCGCGCAATCGCACGCACTGAGCAGTGCGTGTAGCAACCCATCGATAATCATCCAGtatcaacatcagcagcacatTCAGGCGCATCAGCAGATTCAACAGCAGCCGCTTTATCAACAGCTTCAGCAGCTACAGCAGCAACAtgctcagcagcagcagcagcagcaacaacatcatcaccagcaaCAGCTACAGTTGCAACATCAGCAAGCACAACAACAAGCTCAACAACAAGCTCAGCAGGTTCAggctcagcagcagcaacaacagcagcagcaacagctgcaGCATATGCATCTTCCCAGACTTCAACCCGATTCTACGCCTTCCACCCTGCAGCGAAACGTACAGGCGATACGCCAACAACGGTTGACGCACAAACAGCGCATTAAGGAGTATCTGCGTCGCAGCACATCACAATTCTTCGGTGTCGATCAACTGCACGAAGATTACGAGCAGCAAAAGTGGGAAGACCGGCAGAAGCGTTTCGCTATCCGGCGGTTCGGTTCCCTTAAGGACGAACTACCGGCAAATGCACGGCCCAACGAACCGAGTGCGGATGTGATGAACGACCATCTTACGCACAGTGATCGACCGGACATACTACCTGCACAAAGTCAGGATGAACCGGAAACGGAACAGAATCGCCGACAGCGGTTCAACCCATACTACCGTCACGAGGGTAGTGAAGAGTTCCTGGTCGAGCGGAAACCGTCCGTTTCGCGGATGATGCTGAACGGGATTGTGTTTGTGGTGCAGAGCCTCCGTAACAGGATTCCACGCAGACAGAAGCAGTGGTCACGTAGCTTTGCGCCGGCACACGTGGCGTTGAACAATGATGACAATGATATCTACGATGGGTTAACGCCGGTACAGGAGGATGAGATGTTTTTCGACATCCCGGGCGGTGGTGCTCAGAATGGGAACGGTGCTGGAGGTCCTCCGGGACCGGAGCAAGACCTTGGCGCTGCGGTTCAGGATAATTCCCATCAGATATACATGCTCGAGACGGACCGGGCGTTGGTGAGCAATGGATGGCGGACGCGAACAGCTGAAGAGCAACTTCATCTACAGGATCCCGCTGCTCGGGCCGAGCGTAATAATGCAATGTTCCAGTTTTTCTACGGCCAGCGTATACCGGGCTCAATACTGGAGAGTGTACTGGACAACTCGAGACGTCCATCGCGCCACTGCATTAAGCTGTTGCGCCCAAACGCGCTAGACGATCGGTATGACTACCGGCCATTCTTTACTTACTGGATCAATACAACGCAGATACTGGTGCTGCTGTTAACACTGCTGTGTTACGGCGTTGGTCCGATCGGGATCGGATTTGAGCAGAAAAGCAGTCAGGTGCTGGTGACTAGTTTGAGCTTGCAAACG GTACAACACTACGAGCCACGAAACATTTGGATAGGACCACGAAGAGATGACTTAGTGCACCTGGGATCCAAATATGCGCCCTGCATGCGCAGAGATGGCAAAATCATGGATCTCATATCGAAGACAAGAAAACAGGAGCGCGAAACAGCCTGCTGCATACGAAACGATGATTCCGGCTGTGTGCAGAGTTCACAGGCCGACTGTTCCGTGCGAGGGCTATGGCCTACG ACCATCTCGACGTGGAAGAAATGGTCCCCGGGTGATTCTGGACCGGGTGGACGCATCTCGGGCAGCGTCTGCGGTCTCGATCCGAAGTACTGCGATGCGCCGGCCTCGGTTGCACCGCACGAATGGCCGGATGACATCACCAAGTGGCCTATCTGTCGGAAAAACAATCAGTTTACGCAACGCTTCCGCTTTAAGGATCACACTGCCGAGCACATGGTCTGCGAGGTGATTGGCCATCCGTGCTGTATGGGAATATCGGGCGAATGTCGCATTACGACGCGCGAGTACTGCGACTTTGTGCGTGGTTACTTTCACGATGAAGCATCCCTGTGTTCACAG GTTTCCTGCTTGAATGACGTGTGCGGTATGTTTCCGTTCATCGTGACCGATCTTCCCGATCAGTTCTATAGGCTGTTCACGTCACTCTACATACACGCTGGTATCGTTCATCTCATAATCACTGTTGCCTTTCAACACATACTCCTCGCGGATCTGGAGCGTCTGTTGGGATCACTGCGAACGGCGATAGTTTACATCGGTTCGGGTATCGTTGGCAACCTGACCAGTGCCATCTTCATGCCCTACAAGGCAGAG GTTGGTCCTTTACCATCTTTGGCGGGAACTCTATCCTCGCTGCTGGTGCTACTTATTCTGTGTCACTGGCGAAATTTGAAGAAACCACAGTACGCAATGTTGAAGATGCTCTTCCTAGGCTGTTTGCTTTTCGGTATGGGCACCTTGCCATGGCAGCAAAACTTTACCGGCTTGATATCGGGGCTGCTGTTCGGTATCACCTTCACCCTCGCTCTCACCCCATACCTCAGCTTCACCAAGTACAGTAGGAAAGGCAAG ATCAAGCTAGTGTGGACCTGCTTTGTGCTACATTTCGTGCTGTATGCGCTCATCTTTCTGGTGTTCTACCTGTTTCCGACCATATTCTCGCTCAACTTTCTCGAGGGCAATCAAATCTCGAGCATCAACGATAACAACGGCATGCACGATCACTTCAACCCGTACGACACGTTCAACTACTTTAATGGTAAGAACACTGACGGTGGTTCCTCGCACGGTGGTATGTTGCCCGGCGAGGGCGGCAGAAATGGGGGCGACGTGGGTGGAGGCGGCGGCAGAATCAAGGATTACGATCGTGGCGGAGGAGGCAGCAACCGGTACGGAGGTAATGggggtggcggtggtggtggtgctatTAGCATGTCGGGCGGCACGATAAAAGCCATTAATCCCAAATACAATAATATAAATAGTAACGGTAATCTGAACGCAAAATCCAATATTCATAGTTATAAGATGGTAGCTATATGTGAGAAGGGACAGTGCAATCCGCGTCCGAACGCATGA
- the LOC125770757 gene encoding inactive rhomboid protein 1-like isoform X1, protein MSRSRRSSFGHQHYQQQFTVTSTINYDDGLCDGTSGPGLVPTGGTTSSPSRFSDSSYSNLGSRLTAYVAQSPHAPQPPSQPTLPPSSASSVSSMTDRYGAAAEESLRPCCISPAAPVTNSSHAGSNVSSDRFSTSSAPNSIIYPETRNGPHHRSMSPGSRTRYPVPERFRDPPASAPPQQTTQPKLDQFGNYLISNAPLITTSESYNYLTSTVHTPVKRYIPTPPPPENFQHEPTAGGLGASLMAGLMASGGGINIINHPQAGNGTGSLLKSLPYRLKVPKADGSGMGEDTTDHYATPPRARPVGSKCQQPICTFTQQTSGGGTLGRQTLQPDYSMLRAATPVSIMSEPMVIGHQPSSDEEQCYQCNSLRQATGVHQTTQTSGPISPQPLSISSVSMSDMERQSPLSPPSLVSHASYAHHHHHHHHHHHHQQQQQQHYTLATPADDGRNAQQSLIIAQSHALSSACSNPSIIIQYQHQQHIQAHQQIQQQPLYQQLQQLQQQHAQQQQQQQQHHHQQQLQLQHQQAQQQAQQQAQQVQAQQQQQQQQQQLQHMHLPRLQPDSTPSTLQRNVQAIRQQRLTHKQRIKEYLRRSTSQFFGVDQLHEDYEQQKWEDRQKRFAIRRFGSLKDELPANARPNEPSADVMNDHLTHSDRPDILPAQSQDEPETEQNRRQRFNPYYRHEGSEEFLVERKPSVSRMMLNGIVFVVQSLRNRIPRRQKQWSRSFAPAHVALNNDDNDIYDGLTPVQEDEMFFDIPGGGAQNGNGAGGPPGPEQDLGAAVQDNSHQIYMLETDRALVSNGWRTRTAEEQLHLQDPAARAERNNAMFQFFYGQRIPGSILESVLDNSRRPSRHCIKLLRPNALDDRYDYRPFFTYWINTTQILVLLLTLLCYGVGPIGIGFEQKSSQVLVTSLSLQTVQHYEPRNIWIGPRRDDLVHLGSKYAPCMRRDGKIMDLISKTRKQERETACCIRNDDSGCVQSSQADCSVRGLWPTVLAPLPLQTLGMPFIHSSNLSHLQTISTWKKWSPGDSGPGGRISGSVCGLDPKYCDAPASVAPHEWPDDITKWPICRKNNQFTQRFRFKDHTAEHMVCEVIGHPCCMGISGECRITTREYCDFVRGYFHDEASLCSQVSCLNDVCGMFPFIVTDLPDQFYRLFTSLYIHAGIVHLIITVAFQHILLADLERLLGSLRTAIVYIGSGIVGNLTSAIFMPYKAEVGPLPSLAGTLSSLLVLLILCHWRNLKKPQYAMLKMLFLGCLLFGMGTLPWQQNFTGLISGLLFGITFTLALTPYLSFTKYSRKGKIKLVWTCFVLHFVLYALIFLVFYLFPTIFSLNFLEGNQISSINDNNGMHDHFNPYDTFNYFNGKNTDGGSSHGGMLPGEGGRNGGDVGGGGGRIKDYDRGGGGSNRYGGNGGGGGGGAISMSGGTIKAINPKYNNINSNGNLNAKSNIHSYKMVAICEKGQCNPRPNA, encoded by the exons ATGAGCCGTAGCCGCCGGTCATCGTTTGGCCACCAGCACTATCAGCAGCAGTTTACCGTCACATCCACTATCAACTACGACGATGGGTTGTGCGATGGTACCAGCGGTCCTGGGCTGGTCCCAACCGGCGGCACAACATCTTCACCGTCGCGGTTTAGCGACTCATCCTACTCGAACCTGGGATCCCGCCTGACCGCGTATGTCGCCCAATCGCCACACGCTCCACAGCCACCATCACAGCCCACCCTTCCACCGTCGTCCGCATCTTCGGTTTCCTCCATGACTGATCGATATGGTGCCGCCGCCGAGGAGTCACTGAGACCGTGTTGCATCTCTCCGGCCGCTCCGGTCACAAACAGCAGTCATGCCGGGAGTAACGTATCCAGTGACCGATTCTCGACGAGTTCTGCACCAAACTCCATCATCTATCCGGAAACGCGCAATGGACCACATCACCGTTCCATGTCACCTGGATCACG CACAAGATATCCCGTTCCGGAACGGTTCCGAGATCCGCCTGCTTCGGCACCTCCGCAGCAAACGACACAACCGAAGCTGGACCAGTTTGGCAACTATCTCATCAGCAATGCACCACTGATAACGACCTCCGAAAGTTACAACTATCTCACCTCGACTGTACATACACCGGTCAAGCGATACATACCGacaccaccgcctccagagAACTTCCAGCATGAGCCGACGGCGGGTGGCCTAGGCGCTAGTCTGATGGCCGGTCTGATGGCATCCGGTGGAGgtatcaacatcatcaaccaTCCGCAAGCTGGCAATGGGACGGGATCGCTTCTCAAGTCGCTACCATACCGTCTAAAGGTGCCGAAAGCGGATGGGTCCGGAATGGGAGAGGATACGACGGATCATTACGCTACACCACCAAGAGCACGACCGGTCGGTAGCAAATGTCAGCAACCGATCTGTACATTCACCCAACAAACCTCCGGAGGTGGTACACTCGGTCGTCAGACGCTACAGCCAGATTACTCAATGTTGCGGGCAGCCACTCCGGTAAGCATCATGAGCGAACCGATGGTGATCGGTCATCAACCATCGTCGGACGAGGAGCAATGCTACCAGTGCAACAGTCTCCGACAAGCGACCGGAGTACATCAGACGACTCAAACGTCCGGTCCGATCAGTCCGCAACCGCTCTCGATCTCGTCCGTATCGATGTCTGACATGGAGCGCCAATCGCCCCTCAGCCCACCGTCACTTGTGTCGCATGCATCGTACgcccaccatcatcaccatcatcaccatcatcatcatcatcagcaacagcagcagcagcattacaCACTCGCCACTCCCGCTGACGATGGACGAAACGCACAGCAGTCGCTTATTATCGCGCAATCGCACGCACTGAGCAGTGCGTGTAGCAACCCATCGATAATCATCCAGtatcaacatcagcagcacatTCAGGCGCATCAGCAGATTCAACAGCAGCCGCTTTATCAACAGCTTCAGCAGCTACAGCAGCAACAtgctcagcagcagcagcagcagcaacaacatcatcaccagcaaCAGCTACAGTTGCAACATCAGCAAGCACAACAACAAGCTCAACAACAAGCTCAGCAGGTTCAggctcagcagcagcaacaacagcagcagcaacagctgcaGCATATGCATCTTCCCAGACTTCAACCCGATTCTACGCCTTCCACCCTGCAGCGAAACGTACAGGCGATACGCCAACAACGGTTGACGCACAAACAGCGCATTAAGGAGTATCTGCGTCGCAGCACATCACAATTCTTCGGTGTCGATCAACTGCACGAAGATTACGAGCAGCAAAAGTGGGAAGACCGGCAGAAGCGTTTCGCTATCCGGCGGTTCGGTTCCCTTAAGGACGAACTACCGGCAAATGCACGGCCCAACGAACCGAGTGCGGATGTGATGAACGACCATCTTACGCACAGTGATCGACCGGACATACTACCTGCACAAAGTCAGGATGAACCGGAAACGGAACAGAATCGCCGACAGCGGTTCAACCCATACTACCGTCACGAGGGTAGTGAAGAGTTCCTGGTCGAGCGGAAACCGTCCGTTTCGCGGATGATGCTGAACGGGATTGTGTTTGTGGTGCAGAGCCTCCGTAACAGGATTCCACGCAGACAGAAGCAGTGGTCACGTAGCTTTGCGCCGGCACACGTGGCGTTGAACAATGATGACAATGATATCTACGATGGGTTAACGCCGGTACAGGAGGATGAGATGTTTTTCGACATCCCGGGCGGTGGTGCTCAGAATGGGAACGGTGCTGGAGGTCCTCCGGGACCGGAGCAAGACCTTGGCGCTGCGGTTCAGGATAATTCCCATCAGATATACATGCTCGAGACGGACCGGGCGTTGGTGAGCAATGGATGGCGGACGCGAACAGCTGAAGAGCAACTTCATCTACAGGATCCCGCTGCTCGGGCCGAGCGTAATAATGCAATGTTCCAGTTTTTCTACGGCCAGCGTATACCGGGCTCAATACTGGAGAGTGTACTGGACAACTCGAGACGTCCATCGCGCCACTGCATTAAGCTGTTGCGCCCAAACGCGCTAGACGATCGGTATGACTACCGGCCATTCTTTACTTACTGGATCAATACAACGCAGATACTGGTGCTGCTGTTAACACTGCTGTGTTACGGCGTTGGTCCGATCGGGATCGGATTTGAGCAGAAAAGCAGTCAGGTGCTGGTGACTAGTTTGAGCTTGCAAACG GTACAACACTACGAGCCACGAAACATTTGGATAGGACCACGAAGAGATGACTTAGTGCACCTGGGATCCAAATATGCGCCCTGCATGCGCAGAGATGGCAAAATCATGGATCTCATATCGAAGACAAGAAAACAGGAGCGCGAAACAGCCTGCTGCATACGAAACGATGATTCCGGCTGTGTGCAGAGTTCACAGGCCGACTGTTCCGTGCGAGGGCTATGGCCTACGGTATTGGCACCATTGCCGCTGCAAACGTTGGGCATGCCCTTTATTCACTCGTCTAACCTCTCCCATCTTCAGACCATCTCGACGTGGAAGAAATGGTCCCCGGGTGATTCTGGACCGGGTGGACGCATCTCGGGCAGCGTCTGCGGTCTCGATCCGAAGTACTGCGATGCGCCGGCCTCGGTTGCACCGCACGAATGGCCGGATGACATCACCAAGTGGCCTATCTGTCGGAAAAACAATCAGTTTACGCAACGCTTCCGCTTTAAGGATCACACTGCCGAGCACATGGTCTGCGAGGTGATTGGCCATCCGTGCTGTATGGGAATATCGGGCGAATGTCGCATTACGACGCGCGAGTACTGCGACTTTGTGCGTGGTTACTTTCACGATGAAGCATCCCTGTGTTCACAG GTTTCCTGCTTGAATGACGTGTGCGGTATGTTTCCGTTCATCGTGACCGATCTTCCCGATCAGTTCTATAGGCTGTTCACGTCACTCTACATACACGCTGGTATCGTTCATCTCATAATCACTGTTGCCTTTCAACACATACTCCTCGCGGATCTGGAGCGTCTGTTGGGATCACTGCGAACGGCGATAGTTTACATCGGTTCGGGTATCGTTGGCAACCTGACCAGTGCCATCTTCATGCCCTACAAGGCAGAG GTTGGTCCTTTACCATCTTTGGCGGGAACTCTATCCTCGCTGCTGGTGCTACTTATTCTGTGTCACTGGCGAAATTTGAAGAAACCACAGTACGCAATGTTGAAGATGCTCTTCCTAGGCTGTTTGCTTTTCGGTATGGGCACCTTGCCATGGCAGCAAAACTTTACCGGCTTGATATCGGGGCTGCTGTTCGGTATCACCTTCACCCTCGCTCTCACCCCATACCTCAGCTTCACCAAGTACAGTAGGAAAGGCAAG ATCAAGCTAGTGTGGACCTGCTTTGTGCTACATTTCGTGCTGTATGCGCTCATCTTTCTGGTGTTCTACCTGTTTCCGACCATATTCTCGCTCAACTTTCTCGAGGGCAATCAAATCTCGAGCATCAACGATAACAACGGCATGCACGATCACTTCAACCCGTACGACACGTTCAACTACTTTAATGGTAAGAACACTGACGGTGGTTCCTCGCACGGTGGTATGTTGCCCGGCGAGGGCGGCAGAAATGGGGGCGACGTGGGTGGAGGCGGCGGCAGAATCAAGGATTACGATCGTGGCGGAGGAGGCAGCAACCGGTACGGAGGTAATGggggtggcggtggtggtggtgctatTAGCATGTCGGGCGGCACGATAAAAGCCATTAATCCCAAATACAATAATATAAATAGTAACGGTAATCTGAACGCAAAATCCAATATTCATAGTTATAAGATGGTAGCTATATGTGAGAAGGGACAGTGCAATCCGCGTCCGAACGCATGA
- the LOC125771589 gene encoding tRNA pseudouridine(38/39) synthase — translation MEVKVNKKEKCTTEDELQSLSKEELIDKIKQLELHKTQLKHILSRFQQTLIEDNEGKQKKKNRPFDFSKCYKRHIMLRFYYLGWDYQGFATQEDSIETIEYHLFAALKKVCLIESRETSNYNRCGRTDKGVSAFHQVISLDVRSKFRPEEQLQESCLAAELDYCSMLNRVLPNDIRCLAWMPMVNPAYSARFDCRSRTYRYFFPRGNLNIAAMEEATRYLVGANDFRNLCKMDVGNGVVNFVRSIDTVCIRSCQVDGKSDASYDMLYVELKGKAFLWHQVRCIMAVLLLVGEGKEEPSVVKELLDVQKNPCKPQYSMANYVPLNLYECLFNEKSIQSTGEEQVASDGGSDLREWIYNDENLRRTISELQGLWTKQSVKATMIREMLKTLQDKCAGHRPISDQAVLLTEGVRSKEYCPLLQRKRCESLENRIEHYAKKRRIEIIVKSNDSNAGGSNEPIQQGEGINTDDC, via the exons ATGGAAgtaaaagtgaataaaaaagagaaatgcaCAACAGAAGATGAACTACAATCGCTTTCTAAAGAA GAGTTAATAGATAAAATCAAACAGCTTgaattacacaaaacacaactaaAACATATTCTAAGCAGATTTCAACAAACTCTTATAGAAGATAATGAAGGcaagcagaaaaagaaaaatcgacCGTTCGATTTTAGCAAGTGCTACAAACGGCACATTATGTTACGATTTTATTATCTCGGTTGGGACTATCAGGGTTTTGCAACGCAGGAAGATTCCATTGAAACGATAG AGTATCACTTGTTTGCTGCACTgaagaaagtatgtctgatcgAGAGTCGTGAAACTTCGAACTATAATCGCTGCGGACGTACCGATAAGGGTGTAAGCGCCTTTCATCAGGTGATAAGTTTGGATGTTCGCTCAAAGTTTCGACCGGAAGAGCAGCTACAGGAGAGCTGCCTAGCGGCCGAGCTTGATTACTGTTCGATGCTTAACCGGGTGTTGCCGAACGATATTCGTTGCCTTGCCTGGATGCCGATGGTAAATCCTGCGTACAGTGCACGCTTCGATTGTCGTTCGAGGACGTACCGATATTTCTTTCCGCGAGGAAATCTGAATATAGCTGCGATGGAGGAAGCCACTCGCTATCTGGTGGGAGCAAATGATTTCCGAAATCTATGCAAAATGGACGTTGGAAATGGAGTAGTTAACTTCGTGAGAAGCATCGATACAGTTTGCATACGGTCGTGCCAGGTGGATGGTAAGAGCGATGCAAGTTATGACATGTTGTACGTCGAGCTAAAAGGTAAAGCATTCCTATGGCATCAGGTACGATGTATTATGGCTGTGTTGTTGCTGGTAGGAGAGGGAAAGGAAGAACCGTCGGTAGTTAAAGAATTGCTAGATGTTCAGAAAAATCCCTGCAAACCACAGTACAGTATGGCAAATTATGTGCCGTTAAATCTGTACGAATGTCTGTTTAACGAGAAAAGCATTCAATCTACCGGTGAGGAACAGGTGGCATCAGATGGTGGAAGCGACTTACGGGAATGGATCtacaatgatgaaaatttgcgACGAACAATATCCGAGTTACAGGGGTTGTGGACGAAACAAAGTGTGAA AGCAACAATGATTCGGGAGATGTTGAAGACGTTGCAAGATAAATGCGCAGGACATCGTCCAATTTCGGATCAAGCTGTACTTTTAACGGAAGGTGTAAGAAGTAAAGAATATTGTCCTTTACTTCAACGAAAACGATGTg